The Gemmatimonadota bacterium genome has a segment encoding these proteins:
- the fadI gene encoding acetyl-CoA C-acyltransferase FadI yields MGTYGNGRRVAIVAGVRTPFARSGTVFRNLTAVDLGRHCVAELVRRYGLTGPQVDLLVFGTVLPSPLAPSVAREVALIPQLGRTVQAHSVGRACASANQAITDAADQIVLGHADVAIAGGTESLTNVPILHTKTFSDALIAASKARSLGARLGAFARVRPKDLVPVAPAIAEPSTGETMGQAAERMAKIHGVTREEQDQFALRSHRMAWAGTADGRLTSEIAPFFVPPDGTAIATDNGIREDTSLEQLASLKPAFDRRYGSVTAGNASPLTDGAACVLLMGEDRAKAAGYTPLAYIRSYAYAAVDPADQLLMAPVLAAPLALRRAGLTLADIDLVEMHEAFAAQVLCNLKGLASREWAAKAGFTQPVGEVDRARLNVLGGSVSIGHPFGATGARITTTLCNELARRGGQFGLMTVCAAGGLGFSMVVERE; encoded by the coding sequence ATGGGCACTTATGGAAACGGAAGGCGCGTCGCCATCGTGGCTGGCGTACGTACGCCGTTTGCTCGTTCGGGGACTGTCTTCCGCAACCTGACGGCCGTGGACCTCGGCCGCCATTGCGTGGCCGAACTCGTCCGCCGCTACGGCCTCACCGGCCCGCAGGTCGATCTCCTGGTGTTCGGCACCGTCCTTCCGTCGCCACTCGCGCCCAGTGTCGCCCGTGAGGTTGCGCTCATCCCGCAGCTGGGGCGAACGGTCCAGGCGCACAGTGTTGGTCGTGCCTGCGCGTCGGCCAACCAGGCGATCACGGATGCGGCGGACCAGATCGTGTTGGGGCATGCCGATGTCGCCATCGCTGGAGGGACGGAATCACTCACCAACGTCCCGATCCTGCACACCAAGACCTTCTCCGACGCTCTGATCGCGGCCTCCAAGGCGCGCTCACTCGGCGCGCGACTTGGTGCCTTCGCACGCGTTCGTCCCAAGGACCTGGTCCCTGTTGCTCCGGCCATCGCCGAGCCGAGCACGGGGGAGACGATGGGTCAGGCGGCGGAGCGGATGGCGAAGATCCATGGGGTCACTCGAGAGGAGCAGGATCAGTTTGCGCTCCGGTCGCATCGCATGGCTTGGGCTGGCACCGCGGATGGGCGGCTTACGAGTGAAATCGCGCCGTTCTTCGTGCCGCCCGATGGCACTGCCATCGCGACGGACAACGGGATTCGGGAAGACACCAGCCTGGAGCAGCTGGCGTCACTCAAACCGGCGTTCGATCGGCGCTACGGGTCGGTGACCGCCGGTAACGCGTCGCCGCTCACCGACGGCGCCGCGTGTGTGCTGCTCATGGGAGAGGATCGCGCAAAGGCCGCAGGGTACACGCCGCTGGCGTACATCAGGTCGTACGCCTACGCGGCCGTAGACCCGGCAGATCAGCTTCTCATGGCCCCGGTGTTGGCCGCGCCGCTGGCCCTGCGACGGGCCGGGCTGACGCTGGCGGACATTGACCTCGTGGAAATGCACGAAGCGTTTGCTGCGCAGGTGTTGTGCAACCTCAAGGGGCTGGCCTCGCGCGAGTGGGCGGCCAAGGCCGGCTTCACCCAGCCCGTGGGCGAGGTCGACCGGGCGCGCCTCAACGTCCTGGGCGGGTCCGTGTCGATCGGGCATCCGTTCGGGGCGACGGGGGCGCGCATCACGACGACGTTGTGCAATGAACTGGCGCGCCGTGGGGGCCAGTTCGGCCTGATGACGGTGTGTGCTGCGGGCGGTTTGGGTTTTTCCATGGTCGTGGAGCGGGA